The genomic segment TGTAAGTTTAAATAGTGATGCTCATTTTCATACTGAAGTAGGAGATATAACTTTCTTAAATGATGTTATTCAAAGAGCAGGTTTAACCAAAGAAGATATTATCAATAGTTCAGCGGAAAAAATTAAGAATTTTTTAGGGTTATAAAATTATGATTTGATGTGAAAACAGGAGAAATTTAAAGATAATCAACTATAATTACAAATATAAGGAAAAATCTATCTGTTTTAAAATTTGACCATCTCTGATGTTAGTATTATAATATTAATAGAAAATCAAAGAAAGTCAAAGAAAAACAAAAATACAAATGGAGGTGGTTTTTGATGTTTGATCTTGTACCATTCAGAAATCGTCGTCGTGGGGAAGTAGAAGAAGGAAAAGGAGATCCTTTTAATAGTTTAGTAAATGAATTTTTCAGTGATGCCTTTAATGCTATAGACACAAAAAGTTTTAAGACCGATGTAAAAGAAACAGACGAGAACTACATTATTGAATCTGAATTACCAGGATTAAGTAAAGAAGATATAAATATAGAAATAACTGATAACTATCTAACAATTTCTGCTCAAAATGAAGAAAAGTTTGAGGAAGAAAAGGAAAATTATATTAGACGTGAGAGAAGGACAGGAAGTTTCCAGCGTGTATTCCAGATTGATAATGTAAAAGAAGATGAAATTGATGCAAAATATGAAAATGGAATTTTAGAAGTAACTCTTCCTAAAAAAGAAAAACAAACTCCTAAAAAGAAAACAATTGATATCAAATAAGCTTCATAAATAAATATTATCACCCGTATTGCCGACCTTAGACAGGTCGGTTTATTTTTTT from the Halanaerobiales bacterium genome contains:
- a CDS encoding Hsp20/alpha crystallin family protein, encoding MFDLVPFRNRRRGEVEEGKGDPFNSLVNEFFSDAFNAIDTKSFKTDVKETDENYIIESELPGLSKEDINIEITDNYLTISAQNEEKFEEEKENYIRRERRTGSFQRVFQIDNVKEDEIDAKYENGILEVTLPKKEKQTPKKKTIDIK